One Triticum dicoccoides isolate Atlit2015 ecotype Zavitan chromosome 5B, WEW_v2.0, whole genome shotgun sequence genomic window carries:
- the LOC119311556 gene encoding carboxyl-terminal-processing peptidase 2, chloroplastic-like, protein MLLPVRRPHAAPSRPASPRHVSSSLGPRSRQVDRALRGSTVARASPAAATDAAAAGLGRRAVVGMALAVSLSAPAYCRAPPPSSALTEENLLFLEAWRAVDRAYYDKSFNGQSWFRYRERALRDDPMNTRQETYAAIKKMLATLNDPFTRLLEPEKFKSLRSGTQGALTGVGLSIGYPLALKGSPAGLSVMSAAPGGPAEKAGIASGDVILAIDDTSAQDMDIYDAADRLQGPEGSSIDLTILSGADTRHVVLKRERYTLNPVRSRMCEIPGSEDSSKIGYIKLTTFNQNAAGSVKEAIKKLRENNVKAFVLDLRNNSGGLFPEGIEIAKIWMDKGVIVYICDSRGVRDIYEADGASTIAASEPLVVLVNKGTASASEILAGALKDNKRAVVYGEPTYGKGKIQSVFALSDGSGLAVTVARYETPAHTDIDKVGVTPDRPLPASFPTDEDGFCSCLRDPASCNLNAARLFVRS, encoded by the exons ATGCTCCTCCCGGTGCGCCGCCCGCACGCGGCCCCGTCCCGCCCGGCCTCCCCACGGCACGTCTCCTCCTCCCTCGGGCCCCGATCCAGACAGGTCGACCGGGCCCTCCGGGGTTCCACGGTGGCGCGGGCCagcccggcggcggcgacggacgcCGCTGCCGCCGGCCTAGGCCGCCGCGCGGTCGTGGGGATGGCGCTCGCCGTGTCCCTCTCCGCGCCCGCCTACTGCAGGGCGCCGCCCCCGT CGTCCGCGCTCACGGAGGAGAACCTGCTGTTCCTGGAGGCATGGCGCGCGGTCGACCGCGCCTACTACGACAAGTCCTTCAATGGGCAGAGCTGGTTCAGGTACCGCGAGCGCGCCCTCCGCGACGACCCCATGAACACGCGGCAGGAGACAT ATGCGGCGATTAAGAAGATGCTTGCAACATTGAATGATCCATTCACTCGGTTATTGGAACCCGAGAAATTCAAGAGTTTGCGG TCTGGCACGCAAGGTGCCCTCACGGGTGTAGGTTTATCCATCGGCTACCCATTGGCCCTTAAAGGATCACCTGCAGGGCTCTCCGTAATGTCAGCAGCCCCAGGGGGTCCTGCAGAAAAGGCGGGCATCGCGTCTGGAGACGTTATTTTGGCAATTGACGACACAAGCGCGCAAGACATGGACATATATGACGCAGCAGATCGCTTACA GGGTCCTGAAGGAAGCTCAATAGATTTGACTATTCTCAGTGGAGCTGATACCAGACATGTTGTTTTGAA GAGAGAAAGATATACTTTAAACCCGGTGAGGTCAAGGATGTGTGAGATTCCAGGTTCAGAGGACAGCTCAAAGATTGGTTACATCAAACTAACAACATTTAACCAAAATGCTGCAG GATCTGTTAAGGAAGCCATTAAGAAATTAAGGGAGAACAATGTAAAGGCCTTTGTGTTGGATCTGCGGAATAACAG CGGTGGCCTTTTTCCTGAAGGGATTGAGATTGCGAAGATTTG GATGGACAAGGGCGTCATTGTGTATATATGTGACAGCCGTGGTGTCCGTGACATTTATGAGGCAGACGGGGCTAGCACGATTGCTGCATCAGAACCTTTAGTTGTCCTG GTAAACAAAGGAACTGCAAGCGCAAGTGAGATCCTTGCTGGGGCACTGAAAGACAACAAGAGGGCAGTGGTGTATGGGGAACCAACATATGGAAAAGG CAAGATCCAGTCGGTGTTTGCGCTGTCCGATGGCTCAGGGTTGGCCGTGACGGTGGCGCGCTACGAAACCCCTGCGCATACTGACATAGATAAG GTCGGTGTGACTCCGGACCGTCCATTGCCGGCATCGTTCCCGACTGACGAAGATGGCTTCTGCAGCTGCCTCAGGGACCCAGCTTCTTGCAACCTTAACGCCGCCCGGCTGTTTGTGAGATCGTGA